ATAATATGCCCCTTTCCAATATAAAAGAAGCTGTAAAGATTTCTAATGGTAGGGTTTTACTTGAAGCTTCAGGGAATATCAATCTTGAGAATATAAGAGAAGTCGCTGAGGCCGGTGTTGATTTTATCTCTATAGGTGCACTTACTCATTCTGCTAAAGCAGTTGACATCAGCTTGAAAATAAGTGAATAGTTTGCTATTTTTATTTTAAAATAAAAAAGGAGGAAGATAATGACACTCAAAGAAGTCAAAGGGATTGCAAAATCTAAAGGCATAAAAGTAGTTGGTAATATGAAAAAAGAAAATATTATACGTGCTATACAGAGAGCAGAAGGAAATTTTGACTGTTTTGGCACAGCGAAAAACGGTATTTGCGATCAGGTAAATTGCCTCTGGATGGAAGACTGTTTAAAATTAAAATAGCTG
The sequence above is a segment of the Nitrospirota bacterium genome. Coding sequences within it:
- a CDS encoding SAP domain-containing protein, encoding MTLKEVKGIAKSKGIKVVGNMKKENIIRAIQRAEGNFDCFGTAKNGICDQVNCLWMEDCLKLK